The genomic window TCGTATTGCGGGTGCTGAGCCGTCCTTTCGCGGACGATGCCCTGATGACACCAATCCCTAGAGGATATTGAAATGGCCGTTCCGAGAAGAAAAACCTCGCCGTCGCGCCGTGGCATGCGCCGCTCGGCAGACGCCATCAAGAAGCCGACCTATGTGGAAGACAAGGACTCCGGCGAGCTCCGTCGTCCGCACCATCTCGACCTCAAGACCGGCATGTACAAGGGCCGCCAGGTCCTGAAGAAGAAAGAGTCCTGAAGGCAGGACCTTTCTTTAGGCGGGAGGATTGGGCCCGCCTGATTTCGGCCAACCCATGAGATAGACGGTGACGGCGGCGGAGCAAATGCTTCGCCGCCGCATTGTCCTGTCCGGATATCTTGATCGAGAAGGCATTTTGCCGATGGTCGGTTTCCCGCTGCTTCTGATTCCGCTCGCGGTCTACAACATCATCGCCTTCCTGATGCCGACGGTGTCCTTTACGGACGTGCTGTTCAAGGTGCCGATGGTGTCCGGTGAGACCTGGCCGGTTACGCTCGCCGACCTGCTGCTCGCGCTCGGCGTGGTGCTGCTGCTGCTCGAGGTGGTCAAGGGCGCGCGGCCCGGCTCGAAATTCCTGATGGATCACCTGCTGTCGCTGATCGTGTTCGGCGCGGCCGCCGCCGAATTCGTGATGTGGCCCAAATTCGGCAACTCCACCTATTTCCTGCTGGTGCTGCTCGCGATGGCCGACTTCCTCGGCGGCATCGCCCAGCGCACGCGCCGTCGCGTCACCTATGTCGCCGAGACGACGGTGGCGGCGCCACGCAAGGCCAAGCGCCAGGAAGCGCCGGAGGAGGATGTGGCGTCCGAGCGCAAGTTCGAGCCGGTGATTGCGCCGCAGCCGGCACCGTCGGCGCAATCCGTCGCCGAATCCGTGCTGATGGATCATCCGGCGCCCAAGCCGGTGCAGGGCGCGCCCTCGCCGGAAATCCCCTCGCCGCAGCTTCAGCCGGGCAACGGCACGCCGTCCTCTCCCGACGCGCCACCGCGCTGATCAAGCCACCTGCCGTGTCCGCGCGCTGACGCTTTGCAGCGGGCGCTTGCTGCCATAGGCCATCAGCGCGTCTTCGGACGAGGCGCGGCGAAGCCGGCTCGTCTGGGGCATGTGCTCGGCATTGGCGATCAATTGGGTGACGAAGCTGGGATCGGGGCGCGGCAGCGGCGCCTTGTGGACCCATTGCAACGTCGGCATCAGCGGCACGAGGCCCGTGCCCGTGCCGTTGTCCGCCGCGTCCGATCGATCAGTACTCAACATCGCAATCACCGTTGATCCGGCCGGATTGTCGCATTTCGGGACGCTGGCGCCGGTGCGTGTCATGTACTCGCAAGCCCTATGCCGGCTGGGCCCGATTGGTTCCCCGAGGTCGGCAAACGTGGTTTCCAAATTGTTTATCAACTTTGCCTAGGGTCGAGGGCGAATCTGGCTTTATTCTGTGCCGGCTCAGGACTTTCCCACTGTCCCGAAACGAGGCGATTTTGACTCCAGCATTGCCGCAAGCCTCCGACATCCTGGCCGCGCTCGGCCAGGCCGTGTTCGCCTGGGACATCGCCAGCGACGTCATCGTCTGGGGTGAGCAGGTCAGCGCCGTCTTCCCGGGCATTCCACCCGAGCGGCTCGCCACCGGGGTGGAATTCGCCAAGCTGATCGAGCCGGCGCAATCGCTGCGGACCGCTGCGCTGGCACAGACCTCCGCCGTGCACGGTGCCGACGGCACACCTTACCGGGTCGAGTACGGCGTGCGCATGAGCGCCTCCGATCCCGTAGTCTGGATCGAGGAGACCGGCCGCTGGTTTGCCGGTCCCGACGGCCGCCCCACGCGCGCGATCGGCTCCGTCCGCATCAACAATGAGCGTCACGCCCGCGACGAGGAATTGAGGAAGCTGGCCCGGCTCGATCCCTTGACCGGCGAGCTCAACCGCTCCCATCTGATCGCGTCGCTGGCCGAGGCGATCGAGGAGACGACCCGCTTCCGCTCGACCGCAGCCTTCATGCTGGTCGGCATCGATCATCTCGCCCGCGTCAACGACGCCTTCGGCTTCGACGTCGCCGACGCGGTGATCCTCGACGTCGCCAAGCGCATTCGTGCGCGCTTGCGCGGCGGCGACGTGCTCGGCCGCTTCTCCGGCAACAAGTTCGGCCTGATCCTGAAGAACTGCACCGTCGACGACATGAACGTTGCCGCCGAGCGCTTCCTCGCCGGCATCCGCGACGAGGTGGTGCCGACGAAATCAGGCCCGGTCTCGGTCACCGCATCGATCGGCGCGGTCAGCGTGCCGCGCTATGCCCGCAACACCGACGAGGCGGTCAACCGCGCCCATGAGACGCTGGATGCCGCCAAGCGCCGCCGCGTCGGCTCGTTCGCGACATGGCGCCCGGATGCCGCGCGCGACGCGCAGCGCCGCGTCAATATCCGCGTCACCGACGAGATCGTCACCGCGCTGAACGAGCGCCGCATCAAGCTCGCCTATGAGCCGGTAGTCTCCGCCGCCTCGCGCGAACGCGCCTTCCACGAGTGCCTGGTGCGGATGGATCAGGGCGATGGCCAGGTGCTGCTCGCACCCGACATCGTGCCGGTCGCCGAACGGCTCGGCCTGATTCGCCTGGTCGATCATCGCGTGCTCGAGCTCGTGGTCGCCGAGCTTGCGGCCGCGCCCGACATCTGCCTCAGCCTCAACATCTCGCCTGATACCACCATGGATCCGGACTGGTGGGCGGGGATCGAGTCGCTGATGCTGGCCCATCCCGGCGTCGCCGAGCGGCTGATCGTCGAAATCACCGAAACGGTCGCGATCCAGGACATCGACGACGTCCGCGGCTTTGTCACGCGGCTGAAGAATTTCGGCAGCCGCATTGCCATCGACGATTTCGGCGCCGGCTACACCTCCTTCAGGAACCTGCGCAAGCTCGGCGTCGACATCGTCAAGATCGACGGCGCCTTCGTCCAGAACGTCACCCGGTCCGCCGACGACCGCGCCTTCGTGCACACCCTGATCGACCTCGCCCGACGCCTCGATATCAAGACGGTCGCCGAATGGGTGCAGGACGAAGAGACCGCAAGCATGCTGCGCGATTGGGGTTGCGACTACATCCAGGGCCGTTTGATTGGACTGGCGTCTGCCGAGCGGCCGTGGGCGGCTTCAACGGATAGTGCGCTGCCTGCTGCAAGCTGAGAAGCCGTAGGGTGGGCAAAGCGAAGCGTGCCCACCATCGTGCTGTGTCGTTGGAAAGATGGTGGGCACGGCGCAAGCGCGCCTTTGCCCACCCTACGAAATCTCTCATGCCCCTTCGTCCAATGCCACCAGCTCGCGCTTCTTGCGCAGCGCGGGCAATAGCGGCGCGATCAGCAGCACCGTTGCGAGTGCAAGGCAGGCCGCCGAGATCGGCCGCTGCACGAAGGTCCAGAGATCGCCCTGCGACAGGATCAGCGACTTGCGCAGATTGTTCTCCAGCATCGGTCCGAGCACGAAGGCGAGCACGAGCGGCGCCGGCTCATAGCCGAGCTTGCGCATGAAATAGCCGATGATCCCGAACGCGATCATGACGTAGACGTCGAACACGTTGTTGCTCGAGCAGTAGACGCCCAGGATCGTGAACAGGATGATCAGCGGGAACAGGATGTTGTAGGGCAGCTTCAAGAGCTGCACCCACATGCCGATCATCGGCAGATTGAGGATCAGCAGCATGACATTGCCGATATACATGCTGGCGACGATGCCCCAGAACAGGCCGGGATTCTGCGTGATCAGCAGCGGTCCCGGCTGCAGGCCATGAATGACGAAGGCGCCGAGCAGCAGCGCCATCACCACGTTCGGCGGGATGCCCAAAGTCATCAGCGGAATGAACGCGCCGCCGGCCGCTGCATTGTTGGCGGATTCGGGGCCCGCGACGCCCTCGATCGCGCCGTGGCCGAACCGCTCTGGCGTTTTCGACAGCCGCTTCTCCAGCGCATAGGACGCGAACGAGGCCACCACGGCACCGCCGCCCGGCAGGATGCCGAGCAGAAAGCCGAGCAGGGTGCCGCGCGCCACCGGGCCGGCACTCGCCTGCCAATCCGCCTTGTTGGGCAAGAGTTGTGTGATCTTGGCGTTGATGATGTCGCGCTTGATCGCCTGCTCGGTATTGAGCAGCACCTCGGCAACGCCGAACAGGCCCATCACGACGGGCACGAGGCCGATGCCGTCGATCAGCTCCATGCGGCCGAAGGTGAGCCGCGGCTGCGCCGTGATGCTGTCGAGGCCGATCAGGCCGAGCACGACGCCGATGCAGGCCATCAGCAGCGCCTTCGGCATCGAGCCCTGCGTCAGGAAGGTGAGCACGACGAGGCCGAGCACCATCAGGCTGAAATACTCGGCCGGGCCGAACGCGATGGCGATGCTGGCAAGCCTGGGCGCCACCAGCATCAGCGCGACCAGCGCGAAGGTGCCGGCGATGAAGGAGCCGAACGCGGAGATGCCGAGCGCGGGGCCGGCGCGGCCCTGCTTCGCCATCTGGTGGCCGTCGATGCAGGTGACGACGGAGGCCGCTTCGCCGGGGATGTTGACCAGGATCGAGGTGGTCGAGCCGCCATACATCGAGCCGTAATAGATGCCGGCCATCATGATGATGCCGGATTCCGGCGTGCCCGAGAGTGTCACGGGCAGCAGCAGCGACATCGCCGAGATTGGGCCGATGCCCGGCAGCACGCCGACCAGCGTGCCGATGAAGACACCGATGAAGCAATAGAGCAGGTTGATCCCGGTCAGCGCGACGCCGAACCCATGGGCGACATTGGCAAGCGTATCCATGCGATCAGCCGATCCCGAACAGGCCCGAGGGCAGCTGGATCAAAAGCAGCCGCTTGAGCACCCACCACATGCCTGATGGCACCAGCACCGCGATCGGAATCGCCAGCGTCCAGCGCACGGGATCGATCAGGCGCAACAGCAGCAGCATCAACGGGATCGACGACAACAGGAATCCCAGTGGCTCCAACGCGAACGAGAAGGCGGTGAGGCAGGCGATGACGAGAAGAGGCTTGCTCCAGCGCACATTTTCCCAGCGGGAGGCCAGCGTTGGCCCGCCCTCGGTGATGGCCGAGATGATGATGGAGGTTGCGAACACGCAGATCAGGATGCCCGTGTAGAACAGCACGTAACCGGAGCCAGGATCGTTGATGGTGCCGAGCTTGAGCTTCAGCCCCGACCAGATCACGAAGCCGCCGAGCGCGAGCCCGATCAGCCCGCCCCAAAGTTCGGAATTGCTGAGGCGGAGTTTGACGTTGGTTTGGTTGGTCATGTGAGATACCTCTCGACCACCGTCACCCTGAGGTGGCCGCTTCTTCAGCGGCCCTCGAAGGGCGACGGTGCCCGTCTGCATCCTTCGAGGCGAGCCGCAAGTGCGGCCCGCGCCTCAGGATGACGCCGGCATGTGTGGCAGCAGAACTCTACTTCTTCGCAAGCCCGAGCGTGTCGATCACTTTGCGCTCAGACTCCGTGACCTCGACGACGAACTTCTTGTAGTCCTCGGTGTTCTTGTAGTTCGGCACCATGTCGTATTTGGCGAGCGTTGCCACGACGGCGGGGTCCTCGACTGCCTTCTTGAAGGCATCGTGCAGCTTGGCGACGATTTTGGGATCCATTCCCTTCGGGCCGGCGATGCCAAACGGGGAATCATAGACCATGGGATAGCCGAGCTCCTTCAGCGTCGGCACATCGGGGTAATTCGGCGAGCGGGCACCGGTCCACACCATCAATAACCGCAGCTTGCCGGCATCGACCAGCGGCCGCCATCCCGTGGAATCAGCCTGAAGCATCGTATGCTGCCCCAGGACCGCGGCGTTGGTTTCCGCGCCGCCCTTAAAGGGGACCTGGGTCAGCTTGATGCCGGACATCGC from Bradyrhizobium zhanjiangense includes these protein-coding regions:
- a CDS encoding tripartite tricarboxylate transporter permease translates to MDTLANVAHGFGVALTGINLLYCFIGVFIGTLVGVLPGIGPISAMSLLLPVTLSGTPESGIIMMAGIYYGSMYGGSTTSILVNIPGEAASVVTCIDGHQMAKQGRAGPALGISAFGSFIAGTFALVALMLVAPRLASIAIAFGPAEYFSLMVLGLVVLTFLTQGSMPKALLMACIGVVLGLIGLDSITAQPRLTFGRMELIDGIGLVPVVMGLFGVAEVLLNTEQAIKRDIINAKITQLLPNKADWQASAGPVARGTLLGFLLGILPGGGAVVASFASYALEKRLSKTPERFGHGAIEGVAGPESANNAAAGGAFIPLMTLGIPPNVVMALLLGAFVIHGLQPGPLLITQNPGLFWGIVASMYIGNVMLLILNLPMIGMWVQLLKLPYNILFPLIILFTILGVYCSSNNVFDVYVMIAFGIIGYFMRKLGYEPAPLVLAFVLGPMLENNLRKSLILSQGDLWTFVQRPISAACLALATVLLIAPLLPALRKKRELVALDEGA
- the rpmF gene encoding 50S ribosomal protein L32, which gives rise to MAVPRRKTSPSRRGMRRSADAIKKPTYVEDKDSGELRRPHHLDLKTGMYKGRQVLKKKES
- a CDS encoding tripartite tricarboxylate transporter TctB family protein codes for the protein MTNQTNVKLRLSNSELWGGLIGLALGGFVIWSGLKLKLGTINDPGSGYVLFYTGILICVFATSIIISAITEGGPTLASRWENVRWSKPLLVIACLTAFSFALEPLGFLLSSIPLMLLLLRLIDPVRWTLAIPIAVLVPSGMWWVLKRLLLIQLPSGLFGIG
- a CDS encoding bifunctional diguanylate cyclase/phosphodiesterase translates to MTPALPQASDILAALGQAVFAWDIASDVIVWGEQVSAVFPGIPPERLATGVEFAKLIEPAQSLRTAALAQTSAVHGADGTPYRVEYGVRMSASDPVVWIEETGRWFAGPDGRPTRAIGSVRINNERHARDEELRKLARLDPLTGELNRSHLIASLAEAIEETTRFRSTAAFMLVGIDHLARVNDAFGFDVADAVILDVAKRIRARLRGGDVLGRFSGNKFGLILKNCTVDDMNVAAERFLAGIRDEVVPTKSGPVSVTASIGAVSVPRYARNTDEAVNRAHETLDAAKRRRVGSFATWRPDAARDAQRRVNIRVTDEIVTALNERRIKLAYEPVVSAASRERAFHECLVRMDQGDGQVLLAPDIVPVAERLGLIRLVDHRVLELVVAELAAAPDICLSLNISPDTTMDPDWWAGIESLMLAHPGVAERLIVEITETVAIQDIDDVRGFVTRLKNFGSRIAIDDFGAGYTSFRNLRKLGVDIVKIDGAFVQNVTRSADDRAFVHTLIDLARRLDIKTVAEWVQDEETASMLRDWGCDYIQGRLIGLASAERPWAASTDSALPAAS